In the Micromonospora narathiwatensis genome, one interval contains:
- a CDS encoding PP2C family protein-serine/threonine phosphatase, which translates to MFRRRSLDRPVDATRRLAVGRLTLEIAGGSVVGHRYPENFDVLHVDPELPLVAVADGMGDGEGSRVAGATAMSTFVAEVRAGWPAVGARELRAATTETQLRVRQAGAALTGLTGCTLTALVGEPDGGQGWLVQLGDSRAYRLRDGLLELMTVDHTMAWLGVLHGWWPATSPEAARARYQLLRYVGHPDKPEPDVLAVPLRTGDTWLLCTDGVSDQLGYHRLRDLLAARRDPARTVEALLSATLDEGGDDNATAVMVRVHPTVPTPR; encoded by the coding sequence GTGTTCCGCCGCCGCTCGCTGGACCGACCCGTCGACGCCACCCGTCGGCTGGCCGTCGGGCGGCTCACCCTGGAGATCGCCGGCGGCAGCGTGGTGGGGCACCGTTACCCGGAGAACTTCGACGTGCTGCACGTCGACCCCGAACTGCCGCTCGTCGCGGTCGCCGACGGGATGGGCGACGGGGAGGGCAGCCGGGTCGCCGGCGCCACCGCGATGAGCACGTTCGTCGCGGAGGTCCGCGCCGGCTGGCCGGCCGTCGGCGCCCGCGAGCTGCGCGCCGCCACCACCGAGACCCAGCTCCGGGTACGCCAGGCCGGGGCGGCGCTGACCGGTCTGACCGGCTGCACGCTGACCGCCCTGGTCGGGGAGCCCGACGGCGGGCAGGGCTGGCTGGTCCAGCTCGGCGACTCGCGGGCGTACCGGCTGCGCGACGGGCTGCTGGAACTGATGACGGTCGACCACACCATGGCCTGGCTCGGCGTGCTGCACGGCTGGTGGCCGGCGACCTCACCGGAGGCGGCCCGGGCCCGCTACCAGCTGCTGCGCTACGTCGGCCACCCGGACAAGCCCGAGCCGGACGTGCTGGCCGTACCGTTGCGCACCGGCGACACCTGGCTGCTCTGCACCGACGGGGTGAGCGACCAGCTCGGCTACCACCGGCTACGGGACCTGCTGGCCGCCCGGCGGGACCCGGCGCGGACCGTCGAGGCACTGCTCTCCGCCACGCTGGACGAGGGCGGCGACGACAACGCCACCGCCGTGATGGTCCGCGTGCACCCCACCGTCCCCACTCCCCGCTGA
- a CDS encoding diacylglycerol/lipid kinase family protein gives MDGADDERPAPRCAVVVNPVKVADLDGFRRTVNDALAAAGWPEPVWYETTVEDPGLGQTREAVGAGAEIVLACGGDGTVRACVTALAGTDVALAVLPLGTGNLLAANLGLRDDLAAGLEVAVERGTRRLDVGAVGDQCFAVMAGMGFDAQLLDGTSERTKRRLGWPAYLVGAVRHLRDRPMRVSVRIDDRPPLRRRARSVLVANVGRLQGGVRLLADAEPDDGWLDVAVLTPRTLGHWLAMAWALLGRRGRVPRMELFRARRVEIVSDRAQPRELDGDLIEPGRSLTAEIRPGALWLCVPRPERDPDLAVDADAAAERGARLVEEARHE, from the coding sequence GTGGACGGTGCAGACGACGAACGCCCGGCGCCGCGTTGCGCCGTGGTGGTGAACCCGGTGAAGGTGGCCGACCTCGACGGGTTCCGCCGGACGGTGAACGACGCTCTCGCCGCGGCCGGCTGGCCGGAGCCGGTCTGGTACGAGACCACCGTCGAGGACCCCGGCCTCGGCCAGACCCGGGAGGCGGTAGGGGCCGGCGCCGAGATCGTCCTCGCCTGTGGCGGCGACGGCACGGTGCGGGCCTGCGTGACCGCGCTCGCCGGCACCGACGTGGCGCTCGCCGTGCTGCCCCTGGGCACCGGCAACCTGCTCGCCGCCAACCTCGGCCTCCGCGACGACCTGGCCGCCGGGCTGGAGGTCGCCGTCGAGCGTGGTACGCGGCGGCTCGACGTCGGCGCGGTCGGCGACCAGTGTTTCGCCGTGATGGCCGGGATGGGCTTCGACGCGCAGCTGCTCGACGGCACCTCCGAGCGGACCAAGCGGCGGCTCGGCTGGCCGGCGTACCTGGTGGGGGCCGTGCGGCACCTGCGGGACCGGCCGATGCGGGTCAGCGTCCGGATCGACGACCGGCCGCCGCTGCGCCGGCGGGCCCGCTCGGTCCTGGTCGCCAACGTCGGCCGGCTCCAGGGCGGCGTACGCCTGCTCGCCGACGCGGAGCCGGACGACGGCTGGCTCGACGTGGCGGTGCTGACCCCGCGTACGCTCGGTCACTGGCTGGCGATGGCGTGGGCGCTGCTGGGCCGGCGTGGCCGGGTGCCCCGGATGGAGCTGTTCCGGGCCCGCCGGGTCGAGATCGTCAGTGACCGGGCCCAGCCCCGGGAACTCGACGGGGACCTGATCGAGCCGGGCCGGTCGCTGACCGCCGAGATCCGGCCCGGGGCGCTGTGGCTGTGCGTACCGAGGCCGGAGCGCGACCCCGATCTGGCGGTGGACGCCGACGCGGCGGCCGAGCGCGGCGCGCGTCTGGTCGAGGAGGCCCGGCACGAGTAG
- a CDS encoding phosphatase PAP2 family protein codes for MTITRRPLGHFAGRSVAGLLAVAGAGVGFGVLLMLVRLHWGPLHHADREAAEWFNALVAPHHALVTVLKAITDLGGRPVLIWLVTIAVVGLLIRRQPRLAVYLVITGVGGLILDPSLKALVGRLRPVVDVPITHAPGNSFPSGHALGSFVAYGALLLVFLPAVAPRRRRPAVAAVAVLVFLIGLTRIALGVHFVSDVLAGWLLGVAWLGVTAYAFRLWRRERGRPVPPIGEGLEPEAGEEIAPAPAEEHVLEHPRSSVAELLVGWVLVLGVLYGFGMFVSYHAEGTFLDTLDTAVPRWFAARRTASLDELSWWWSKFGDTHAILLVALVFCPLVVAVGKRWRPVLFVVLAMFGELSLFLVTARLVERPRPPVENLDGRLPTSSFPSGHIAATICLWSAMAIIVVARTDRWWRWLFVALAVLMPVGVAISRIYRGMHHPTDFVGAILLGVLWVGLLWWVVRPNADLPAGSRPAVEPAQAREPARAGRED; via the coding sequence GTGACGATCACGCGACGGCCGCTCGGCCATTTCGCGGGGCGCAGCGTCGCGGGGCTGCTCGCCGTCGCCGGTGCGGGGGTTGGTTTCGGCGTCCTGCTCATGCTCGTCCGGCTCCACTGGGGCCCGCTCCACCACGCCGACCGCGAGGCGGCGGAGTGGTTCAACGCCCTGGTGGCCCCGCACCACGCGCTGGTCACCGTGCTCAAGGCGATCACCGACCTGGGCGGGCGGCCGGTGCTGATCTGGCTGGTCACCATCGCGGTGGTGGGCCTGCTCATCCGCCGCCAGCCCCGGCTGGCGGTCTATCTGGTCATCACCGGGGTCGGCGGGCTGATCCTCGACCCGTCGCTGAAGGCACTGGTCGGCCGGCTCCGCCCGGTCGTCGACGTACCGATCACCCACGCTCCCGGCAACAGCTTCCCCAGCGGGCACGCGCTCGGCTCGTTCGTCGCGTACGGGGCGCTGCTGCTGGTCTTCCTGCCGGCCGTGGCGCCGCGCCGACGTCGGCCGGCCGTCGCCGCCGTCGCCGTGCTGGTGTTCCTGATCGGGCTGACCCGGATCGCGCTGGGCGTGCACTTCGTCTCCGACGTGCTCGCCGGCTGGCTGCTCGGGGTGGCCTGGCTCGGCGTCACCGCGTACGCCTTCCGGCTGTGGCGTCGCGAGCGCGGCCGGCCGGTGCCGCCGATCGGCGAGGGCCTGGAGCCGGAGGCGGGCGAGGAGATCGCCCCCGCGCCGGCCGAGGAGCACGTGCTGGAGCACCCCCGCTCGTCCGTCGCCGAGCTGCTGGTCGGCTGGGTGCTCGTCCTCGGCGTCCTCTACGGCTTCGGCATGTTCGTCAGCTACCACGCCGAGGGCACGTTCCTCGACACCCTCGACACCGCGGTGCCGCGGTGGTTCGCGGCCCGGCGTACCGCCTCGCTCGACGAGCTGAGCTGGTGGTGGAGCAAGTTCGGCGACACCCACGCCATCCTGCTGGTCGCGCTGGTCTTCTGCCCACTGGTGGTGGCCGTCGGGAAGCGCTGGCGGCCGGTGCTCTTCGTGGTGCTGGCGATGTTCGGCGAGCTGAGCCTCTTCCTCGTCACCGCCCGGTTGGTCGAGCGGCCCCGCCCGCCGGTGGAAAACCTGGACGGCCGCCTGCCGACCTCGTCCTTCCCGTCCGGGCACATCGCGGCCACCATCTGTCTGTGGAGCGCGATGGCGATCATCGTGGTCGCCCGGACCGACCGCTGGTGGCGGTGGCTCTTCGTGGCCCTGGCCGTGCTCATGCCGGTCGGGGTGGCCATCTCCCGGATCTACCGGGGCATGCACCACCCGACCGATTTCGTGGGCGCGATCCTGCTCGGCGTCCTCTGGGTCGGTCTGCTCTGGTGGGTGGTCCGCCCCAACGCCGACCTGCCCGCCGGCAGCCGGCCGGCCGTCGAGCCGGCGCAGGCGCGCGAGCCGGCCAGGGCCGGCCGCGAGGATTGA
- a CDS encoding endonuclease/exonuclease/phosphatase family protein, with protein MTWNILTGGRDRDGTDRWDRIVAVVAAQRPDLLAVQELRGLDRGGRLAELAGRLGMTPHLARSWFGQPVAVLVRAPLRALRSGRVRRPFHHATAQVQVATGAGPLTVFSTHLNPYSGGQRRMEADWLAVAVGRTGGRLALLAGDLNTLDPAVDHTARLAGLPTLYRRRHLRRDGRTVDTRAVSRLLDAGLVDLWPYTGGGEPDGPTVPTRYGGAEFAPTRLDYLLATPEVAAVTRAVRVVRGGGADTASDHYPVVADLALDPG; from the coding sequence ATGACCTGGAACATCCTGACCGGTGGACGGGACCGGGACGGCACCGACCGGTGGGACCGGATCGTCGCGGTCGTCGCCGCGCAGCGCCCCGACCTACTGGCCGTTCAGGAGTTGCGCGGCCTCGACCGCGGCGGCCGGCTGGCGGAGCTGGCCGGCCGGCTGGGCATGACGCCGCACCTGGCCCGCTCCTGGTTCGGGCAGCCGGTCGCGGTGCTGGTCCGCGCGCCGCTGCGGGCGCTCCGCTCCGGCCGGGTACGCCGCCCGTTCCACCACGCCACCGCCCAGGTCCAGGTGGCCACCGGAGCCGGTCCGCTGACCGTGTTCAGCACCCACCTGAATCCGTACTCGGGTGGGCAGCGGCGGATGGAGGCGGACTGGCTGGCGGTGGCGGTCGGGCGTACCGGGGGTCGGCTGGCCCTGCTCGCCGGGGACCTGAACACGCTCGACCCGGCCGTCGACCACACCGCGCGGCTGGCCGGCCTGCCCACCCTCTACCGGCGGCGGCACCTGCGTCGGGACGGCCGTACCGTCGACACCCGCGCGGTGTCCCGACTGCTCGACGCCGGCCTGGTCGACCTCTGGCCGTACACCGGTGGCGGCGAGCCGGACGGGCCGACCGTGCCGACCCGGTACGGCGGTGCGGAGTTCGCCCCGACGCGCCTGGACTACCTGCTCGCCACCCCGGAGGTGGCCGCCGTGACCCGCGCGGTCCGGGTGGTCCGGGGCGGCGGCGCCGACACCGCCTCCGACCACTATCCGGTCGTCGCCGACCTGGCGCTGGACCCCGGCTGA
- a CDS encoding TIGR03557 family F420-dependent LLM class oxidoreductase has product MVSVGYTLLCEQSGPKELIDHAVRAEAAGFDHLVMSDHYYPWLDSQGHSPYAWSVLGAVAHATDRVGLMSFVTCPIRRYHPAVVAQKASTIGVLSDGRFTLGLGAGENLNEHVVGGWPHVEQRHEMFEEALQIIRPLLNGETLTFSGNHFDVPDAYVWDRPGRPVPMAVAASGRQSATLAAEYADGLIATEPLPHLVAMYEEAGGAGRPRHGQVAICYGPDEAECRKIVHDQFRWFGLGWKVNANLPDPNAFAGATRFVREEDAADGIPCGPDVDRHVEAFKRYVDAGFTHVALLQVGGDGQPMFLEWAREELLPRLRAL; this is encoded by the coding sequence ATGGTCAGCGTCGGCTACACCCTCCTGTGCGAGCAGTCCGGTCCGAAGGAGTTGATCGACCACGCCGTACGCGCCGAGGCGGCCGGCTTCGACCACCTCGTCATGTCCGACCACTACTATCCGTGGCTCGACTCGCAGGGCCACTCGCCGTACGCCTGGTCGGTGCTCGGCGCGGTCGCCCACGCCACCGACCGGGTCGGGCTGATGTCCTTCGTGACCTGCCCGATCCGCCGCTACCACCCGGCGGTGGTGGCGCAGAAGGCCAGCACGATCGGGGTGCTCTCGGACGGCCGGTTCACCCTCGGCCTCGGCGCCGGGGAGAACCTGAACGAGCACGTGGTCGGCGGCTGGCCGCACGTGGAGCAGCGGCACGAGATGTTCGAGGAGGCGCTGCAGATCATCCGTCCGCTGCTCAACGGCGAGACGCTGACGTTCTCCGGCAACCACTTCGACGTCCCCGACGCGTACGTCTGGGACCGGCCGGGGCGTCCGGTGCCGATGGCCGTCGCCGCCTCCGGCCGGCAGTCGGCCACCCTCGCCGCCGAGTACGCCGACGGCCTGATCGCCACCGAGCCGCTGCCGCACCTCGTCGCGATGTACGAGGAGGCCGGCGGCGCGGGCCGCCCGCGCCACGGGCAGGTGGCGATCTGCTACGGCCCGGACGAGGCCGAGTGCCGCAAGATCGTGCACGACCAGTTCCGCTGGTTCGGCCTGGGCTGGAAGGTCAACGCCAACCTGCCCGACCCGAACGCGTTCGCCGGGGCCACCCGGTTCGTCCGCGAGGAGGACGCGGCCGACGGGATCCCCTGCGGGCCGGACGTGGACCGGCACGTCGAGGCGTTCAAGAGGTACGTCGACGCCGGATTCACCCACGTGGCGCTTCTCCAGGTCGGTGGCGACGGCCAGCCGATGTTCCTGGAGTGGGCGCGGGAGGAGTTGCTGCCCCGGCTGCGCGCGCTGTGA
- a CDS encoding cellulase family glycosylhydrolase — translation MKKILSVAGAALLTVLTAVFAFGQPAHAAAGFSVSNGKLYDANGTEFIMRGVNHAHTWYPQQTSSFANIKALGANSVRVVLASGDRWAKNDTADVANVISLCKANRLICVLEVHDTTGYGEQSGAITLDRAVTYWLSIASALQGQEKYVIVNIGNEPYGNQGYSTWATDTANAIKRLRAGGLTHTIMVDGPNWGQDWSFTMRDNAATVFNADPSKNTIFSIHMYGVFNTAAKVSDYLDRFRTAKLPILVGEFGNLHSDGDPDEDAIMAYSQTNGIGYLGWSWSGNGGGVEYLDMTNNFNPSSLSSWGQRIFNGANGIKQTAKEASVFSGSTPPPTTTPPTTTPPTTTPPTTPPPTTTPPTTPPASGACTASYAITNSWPGGFQAEVQVKAGSSAINGWTVKWTYANGQTISQVWNATITNSGSAYTARNVDYNGRLGAGASTSFGFLGTANSTNTAPAVTCTAS, via the coding sequence ATGAAGAAGATCCTCTCCGTCGCGGGCGCCGCCCTGCTGACGGTTCTCACCGCCGTCTTCGCCTTCGGGCAGCCGGCGCACGCCGCCGCCGGCTTCTCCGTATCGAACGGCAAGCTCTACGACGCCAACGGCACCGAGTTCATCATGCGCGGGGTCAACCACGCGCACACCTGGTACCCGCAGCAGACCAGCTCGTTCGCCAACATCAAGGCGCTCGGCGCGAACAGCGTCCGGGTGGTGCTGGCCAGCGGTGACCGCTGGGCCAAGAACGACACCGCCGACGTCGCCAACGTCATCTCGCTCTGCAAGGCCAACAGGTTGATCTGCGTCCTGGAGGTGCACGACACCACCGGGTACGGCGAGCAGAGCGGCGCGATCACCCTGGACCGGGCGGTCACCTACTGGCTGAGCATCGCCAGCGCCCTCCAGGGCCAGGAGAAGTACGTCATCGTCAACATCGGCAACGAGCCGTACGGCAACCAGGGCTACAGCACCTGGGCGACCGACACCGCCAACGCGATCAAGCGGCTGCGCGCCGGCGGCCTCACCCACACCATCATGGTGGACGGCCCGAACTGGGGTCAGGACTGGTCCTTCACCATGCGCGACAACGCCGCCACGGTCTTCAACGCCGACCCGTCGAAGAACACGATCTTCTCGATCCACATGTACGGCGTCTTCAACACCGCCGCCAAGGTCAGCGACTACCTTGACCGGTTCCGCACCGCCAAGCTGCCCATCCTGGTCGGCGAGTTCGGCAACCTCCACTCCGACGGGGACCCGGACGAGGACGCCATCATGGCGTACAGCCAGACCAACGGGATCGGCTACCTGGGCTGGTCGTGGAGCGGCAACGGCGGCGGCGTCGAGTACCTCGACATGACCAACAACTTCAACCCGAGCAGCCTGAGTAGCTGGGGTCAGCGGATCTTCAACGGGGCCAACGGCATCAAGCAGACCGCCAAGGAGGCGTCGGTCTTCTCCGGCAGCACCCCGCCGCCGACGACGACCCCGCCGACGACCACCCCGCCCACGACGACTCCGCCGACCACCCCGCCGCCCACGACGACCCCGCCGACCACTCCGCCGGCGAGCGGCGCCTGCACGGCCAGCTACGCGATCACCAACTCGTGGCCGGGCGGCTTCCAGGCCGAGGTCCAGGTGAAGGCCGGCTCGTCGGCGATCAACGGCTGGACGGTGAAGTGGACCTACGCCAATGGCCAGACGATCAGCCAGGTCTGGAACGCGACGATCACCAACAGTGGCTCGGCGTACACCGCCCGCAACGTCGACTACAACGGCCGGCTCGGTGCCGGTGCCAGCACCAGCTTCGGCTTCCTCGGCACCGCCAACAGCACCAACACCGCCCCGGCGGTGACCTGCACCGCGAGCTGA